The Dysidea avara chromosome 11, odDysAvar1.4, whole genome shotgun sequence genome includes the window AACCACATCAAGATGCAGGCACACTAAATAGTGTATATACCTACATTTGAAGCTTGAAATTTCATGGGAAGATCTGACAAGTGGACAGTGTAGGTGCAAGAGgtcaaagtgctttccagtttgtaaacaaattactTTTATACTATTTATAGTTGTACACACACATTAATATGCTGTACAATTTCTCTATAGTATTACCAGCTGGACTTAATACGTGCTAGTAAAAATATGCTGCAATGGTAAAACAGTATAAAGTGTATTTCGTATGCATACATTGATGTAAAGCCTGTGAACCTTTTAGCTCACTATAATTCAGTATTTCAGATGGATAAACATTGTACAATGTCTGTACTGTGTACTTGTCTTTTCATGTAGCAAGCAATCCAGAAATGAAATCTCAACACCATACAATGCTACCACTGTCAGAGATGTCATTAATGGCACCACAAACACCTATAACAATATCCTATATTACACAACTACAAGAATACTGTAAAAAACATCAACTTGGTGATCCTGTTTACTCAATACTACTAAATTACTGTACAATTACTGTAGCAGGTGAATCTTACACTGGAGGTGTTCGACATACAAAAGAAGAAGCAAAGGAGAGTGCTGCTGAAGTTGCTTTACAACTATGTACGTCAGCCTTTAGTTAACAAAAGCTGTGATTTTGTTAACCTGGTGGATTATTTTATTGCATATTTAAAATCTGTACCAAACTCCCAAGGTATGAAAAAAGGTATGACCCACAAAAAAGCCGGAGTTAAAACTATGTGAAGTCCTAGGTaactgccaagaaatggctgtgatggtatgttaatggCATAAATTttattcaggtgaatttgtgttgtctCCACCAAGGATTTAGTAGAATCAGCAccaaatttacctaaattgaaGTTATTAAATTTTAGCCATTAACCGACCATTACAACCATTTCTTTGCAACTACCTTCGATTTTACTTCTATTTTTACCATGAGCTTTTTGCTTGGCTGTTTGATAcgtatcacttctttttatgaATGCATACCCCAAAACTAGCCATAGACCAGCTAAAGGACTTcatttaacctgtctttttgtTTACTACAGGATTTGAAAAGTGCAGATTATTTTATAATGTAGTCTATAATGATGTCCATTTGAGTTTTCTGAAATTTTGTACCGTAAAATTACCACATTAACTCTCTacacaggttgacttgtttgtatatagctgatttctactgggtgacttcaaatgtagctgaactctctataggatgttgtttctggctgaactttTTCCAGGATGATATATATTATACGTTTGTTGCTAAAAACTCTGTACAGTATGATattctctctaaagggtgacttgaaatgtaaatgaactctctacaggatgactttaataatgtagctgaactctttgaaGTATAATTGTaccatagctgaactctatacagagggacttgtcttgtagctgaactgtctacaggaatactagtttgtagctgaaatcttatagggtgacttattacatagctaaacactctacagagTGTATTTTTTATAGCTgtgctctctacagggtgaattgtttgtagctaaattctctactgGACAacttactttgtagctgaactctgagagggtgaactgtctacagggagacttgtttgtagctgaactgtgtaCAGGGGGACATGAACTCACTACTAGCTGACTTGCTTGCTTGTAGCTGCATGAACTGTCTATATACATGGCAATTTGTAATGAAGCTGAACTTCTCTTTAGAGTAATGTAGCTATAaactttacagggtgacttgaaacatAGCTGTACTCTCCACAGGGGCACTAGtgtggctaaactctctactgggtgacttgcttgcATTTCCAaatgacttgtaacatagctgagctttctacagtTTAACCTTTACttgtatagttgaactctctaaaggttaACTTAAATTGTAATGAACTCAAACTTGTCTTGTGGCtaaactctctagagggtgacttgtttgcaactgaactctcccgggtgacttaattgtagtgTACATAGCTCTCTCTAGGGTAGTGGTAGGATGAAAATTTGAACATTTGTCAGTAAGTAGACATTCAACATTCAACAAATTTTTATTTTCCAACAAACATTTGTAACCAGACATAAAGTTTAACATAGATTTTGTTAATCACAAATTCAAAAACATACTCTAATTATCATCTATTTGTGAAGTTTTCATAGTAATGATAAAAATAATACGATTATCTTTTTACAGCAATCAGCTATATAACAGTAAGTCACTCTATTGGAGCATTCAGCTATGGCATAATCTAGACTGCAGTTAGTCATATGATGTCTGCAAATAAAGCTCCAAGTATGCATTCTGACGATAAGTAGGTATTTTGTTTGAGGGGATTCTCCACTTGAGTTCACTAAGTATCTGCATTATGCTAGCATCATAACTTTAAACATATTGTGCAGCATGCCTTTGGACCTTCTATAGGGATCTTATTGTTAAATGTGGGTTCCAAACTGTAGTTGTGTATTAGAGTTTTGGACATATTAAGCTGAGGTAGGCTCTCTCTGTAAGTGTTAAGGTGGATAGATAGAATTCTTAAGTTACGCTTTAGTAGTGGAATCATCTGGTTTGCCTTAGAAGTAATTTATTGGATGTGTTGATTCCACTTCAGATCACTCTGATACCTAAATTATTTGTGCTGTTCAACAGGTGACAGAAGATGATTGTGTAATCTGTAGGAAGTGATGATTTTTATTTTTTCTAGAATGCAAAGCATTTTGATACATTAATTTAGTCTCATCATGTACTATTAAAGCACTTTGATCGCAGACTTGCTATACGTATATAGAATTTACATTATAATTCAGTAGTTTAAAAAATTCATCCTAATCACTGAAATGACTTGACAATGATTTAATCCACCCATATACCAGTTTGTGGCTCAATTCTTTAAGTGGCTTGCTTGGTACTGTAGGTGTGGTAAGTAATCAACTTTTATCAGTAAAACTCAATTGTGTAAGTTTTGTACACTGTAAGTTTTCACGTGATCTTTACCTTCAAACCAACTGAAGGATTGATAGTCAATCTATCCATGTACCGATAAGCGCCCTGTATGTAGCAATTAGCAACCAAAATTTGAATTCAAAATTTTAACCTAgaaatattctgcattaattttattaacaaTCATCTTTAAAGTGCTCAGTCTAATTTGCAAGTAAATCTcatcttagcataattataactGTAGACGTTCTAATTGTCTTCCTACGCTAACCTGCACAGTTGTTTTTATAACTGTCATCTGCTCTagtcagtggtggatctagaaggGGGCATATCCCCTCTCCCTGTACATGTAGAGTATTTTCACCCTGTTTAGACACTCATGCACCTTCATGGAACTCTAAAAGTTTACAGATGTTTTATCTATAAATACATTGATGTATACCTTAATTTATTTCAAGTATTTGGTTAGCTCGTTACACTCATAAATAAATCACGCTTGTCTTAGTTAAACTAGCTATAGCTGGTAGACAGTGaatcaaaataaaattttggttATTTACAGTAATCACCTGCCCTCATTAATAAAGCGACAGGAAACAAGAAAATATTAACCTAATTACTATATAGTATGTAAAAGTTGAGTTGAACCCTGATAGAACAGCTAAAAAGGAAAACTGGATATTTGAATATTTAGTGGTAACAGTAAAGATGCCAAGAATAAACATGTGTGATTTGATCCATTAAAAGTTCAGGTAAAGGTCATAACATACTAAGCTTTATGGCTTTGCCATGGTAAAAactttgattggtcataaataaTGTGTCGGATAtttttttagcaggtcaagtaGCACTACAAATAATTCAATGAACCAATTAAGAACTTGACATATGTAATTCCATccttgagttattaaatgtttttgaggattcagctcagcATGTACTTAatatataataaaaataataatttgtttGCTTGCTTGCTTTTTCAAGAATTTAATGTGTGCTCACATAGTCTTAATGTATTTTGCAGTATACTTATGTGTACTATTTTATACAGGTAAATATAGATATTGTGAAAGAAAAGATTCTAGTGTAAATGAAATAAGATCCACAGAGAATTCCCATTCAAGCCTTCACCTCTACACCTACTTCAGCAAAGCAAAGTTCATCATTCGTGTTAGTGTTATTTGTTGCCTTCTTAGTTTTTTAGCAATTTCAGCTATTGCAGCTATGTTGGAGGTTCTAATGTACATTGGTTTTGGCACAAATAATGAAACTTTTCAATTTATGCTCATCAATGCACTGAGTACCAAGCCTCCCTCATGTAACAATCACAGTGAAGACAAGTTTATGTGCCAGCCATGGTTTCATTCTGAAGTTGCAGAAGCCATTTATCAATATGAATATGGTTTTAAAATGCCATTGTGGCTAAATGGGTATGGCCCTGAAGTGCCAAACAATCTTGATCAACATGATGACAGTCTACAAGTTAGTCCTTGGTTAAATGATCATGGCTCTGAAGTGGCACCAGTCATCAGAGTCATTTCTAGCTATTCTAAAAAGATGGAAAATGGAGAAGACTTTATTGTTGGTGACCCTTTTTTGACTTTCAAGGGAGGTTATCAAATGACTCTGCGTTTATGTGCATCAGGATGTGGTGATGGTAAGGATACACATGTGTCTGTGTACTTGCACCTTATGAAGGGTCCCCATGATGATGAACTATTGCAGTTTGGTCGCTGGCCACTAAGTGGAGTGTTTGCAATCACATTGCTTAACCAGTTTGATGATAATTTACATTGTGCTAGCTACTTACCATTTAATGAAAACATTTGCAGTAATTGTACTCGTAGAGTAGAAAAAGAGAATGAACTTGCTCATGGGTATGGTTTTGATCAGCTCAGATTACTATCTAGTTTCAACAACTCTCTTTACAACAAGAATGACAGCCTTTACTTTAGAATATCATATGAAAAATACTTTTTTCACTTTGCAACAATGGAGTTACTAACAGAAATGCAAACTGTACTAAAGATTAACTTTTACAATTGGGTATTTGTTTCTATCCTTTTGATTATTGTACAGCTCATTACACACTCACTAAAAGAATCTTTGTTGAAGCCAGAATTAGGTGAACATGCATTGGACTTTTACATCATTAAACATTTCTTGCTTACCAACAGTCACGTCATAGGAAACACTCTTTATCTTGTTATGTGTAGAACAATAAGAAATATTTTATTGTCAATAACCTTAAACACAATAACTTTAATAATCATTGCATCATCAGAATTGTTAATTTCTGACATGAACACAATGATGGTTATCGCTCAGATAATGTCAACAACACTACGAAGGATTGGTGAATTACTGATGTGGACAATGACTATAGAAACATACAAAATATCTCAGCAAAGAAATATTTCAGTGATTAGGCCAATGTGGATAATGCACTTGTTTCATCTAGATCTATATAACTTACTAAACTTTATTCAAAAACTTTACAAGTCAGACATAACACTGTTTGTTATCTGTATTTTTATTACTTTTTTGTTCTGAACACTGTACATGTTTTATTAATGTAGCAATGTTTTGACTATTGTACTGATTATACTGTATAGATTTGTACTGTTATTATGTATAGGCATATGTAGCAAAAGAAGGGAGGGAAATTGTAGTAAGTGTACTACATATATCTCCACATTTATATGTAGTATATTATGCTGAGTTTCTTCAATTAATTTTTAAGGAGTTACATAGTTCAGCAATCAATTGTAAAGCGAGGAACTATAGACCATCTCAGGACTATATATCTACTTTCACTTGACCTTGAAGATCAGTATGATTTCAGTTCTAGTATATACTTTTAACACTGGCAATCTTATAATGCAATGTGTAAAATAAAATCTACCACAAACCACTCCACTAAATGTTTCAGTTCAATATAGTGATCCGTTATTAAGTGATCAAAGATGCCATCGATCATGCAAATATTTGACAATAAAAGTAATGTAACAATTCTACATGTAGTTTCCTTACAGTACTTTAAAGTAAAATTTGGCATAGCTTTTACATATCAGCAAGTGCTATATAAAATGGTAATGTAATGTTTCAAGCCATAAAATGATCTTTAAGAGGACTCTTATAGatcacactgtgaaaaaagagggatataagatggtatttccagtggcttattgaatacaaaaaagcttgatataacccgcctgtagtatactaacaatcacatgtaaagCTTTAGTTAATGTATTAAACATACTGAacccatatatgtgatggtatagtgtgggcattatatttgatataagctattttaggtaacgtggtaaataaactgaaaccatatatgtaatggtatagtatgcattatactaaagtataacatgagtataatgcagggtttatattaaggcttatttgtattcaataagccactggaaacaccatcttatatcccactttttcaCAGTGTCAACTAAAAGCAACTTTGAAGGTTGTAGGTCTAGATGTAGCACAAGCTTGCtgtagtgctggtcactgtaaagctctaatagcaataaatacttaggtttaaaggaagtaaatccatccctcctggaagAAACTGAGTGTGGTGctcaactagacattgggtggcctgcagctGTATGcacagttcaaatcctggggttaAAGGGAATTCAAGGAAATTTTTTGTCTTTTTTGCCCAATTTCAATTAGCTGGTTTAAATATCTGTTCATTAAGTTAGGTAATTCAAAAGCTGTAGCACAGGTTGCTGTGTATAGACCTTAAGTGCTGATCACTGTAAAGATACACCGACTAGATAAgagtatatattatgtacttcaACCATGTGGATGGTAGAGggataggcctgagtcaaatatgctcaaaatgctttcagtCAGTTATGCTTTTCAGTCTTTCTATTATGCTTGCTAGACTAGCAACCTTCtatcttgaaacattttaatcagtaaaattaatgctctattagagtatttcactacaaagtgaatgttctattagagagtattgatctaagaaGCTATGTACAATGCTCTGTTGTAGTTTGTAGACTATTGCAGCTTGCACCGACTGCTCttttagggagtatcaatctattttcatggaattatgCTCCATACTTTGAAATATCTACCCAATATGCTAGTATTATGCTggtatagcactccagcctattatgcgttttgttatgctggcatatttgacacaggcctataGAGAGAACtcaaattataatttaattatgacTACTAAGGTGTGAGTAAAATATGCTAACAATATGCTTCCAGGGGTTTCCTTAAATTTTCACCTACAGTATAAACTactatgctcttcagtgttcccattatgcttgcatgcaATATATGCTACTACAGTAGGTTAgcaacattattaatttttcttataATTGTTTTAGAACATTTTAATCACTTAATTCTCTATTAACAGTCAGtaggtcaagtcattaagtctaagtcttgaattaggttaggtaatcctaaggctgcagcacatgttactgtcagaccttcagtgctggtcactgtaaagtgctagagagtatcgatctaagtgAGTATCTatatattttcatggaattaaactCCACAGTTTGAATGTTCatctaatatgctagcattatgttggcatagcactctatagtctattatgctttttatatGCTGCAGGGCATGACATACAGAAATATAAAATTATACAAACGCAAGTAATTAACCAACTTTGAGGGGAAAGAccatattaggtatatatgtgTCAATTTAAGCTGGTTTTttcatatagctagttagctatggATCGGAGGCAGTTCTAGAAAATTTGCTGACTGGTTTCTAATTCCAGAGTAGAAGTGCAGCTGCTTATAAGGTCATGTAGTCATGGTCAATCCTGTCTGATACAGTGGTGGATTGATCCAAACATCTATTAatggtaattatttttagagacaTTTAACATGCTTGATGATGCTGAAAGAGCAATTTTGGGTGACAGTTAACAAATTTTCAGGGGTTAGCCACTTAAAGCTTTTAGTAGAACAGCTAAGCGACAAATCAGTTTTGCAAAACTCTTTCACTTCATATcattaggcctgagtcaaatatgctcaaaattttgcctaaaatgctttcaggaatttcccaacaTTTTCatcccattatgctcctacaGTATTCCTATTACAattgcattatgctccaaagttaacatttgttacaatttaTAATATCttggaatattttaatcagtgaatgctctattagagtatttcactataaagtgactgatctattagagctatgtacaatgcatttgagtatTTTATTGCAGTTcacagtttccactgactgctctattaggaagtaTTAATCTGTTTTCATGGAATTATGTTCCAATACTTTGAAATATCTACCAAATATGTCAGCATAACgctagcatagcactccagcctattatactttttattatgatggcatatttgacacaggcctagaTATCATAAAAAAACATCGTGCAAGTATCCCAAATGATTTCAGATATGGTGCCATATCAAAATCATTGTCTTAGGGCATTTTGAAAACTATGGGGACATATCTCCATTGTATTAAAGAAACTACCTTTTTAAAAGTTTCAGATCATCCACAGTGTTATTTCCACCATTTTACAAGTACTAACTGTTACACTGGACTTGAAAGCTGTGATCAGATTCTGTAGGCAACTGAGGAGGATTCCAAACAAAATTAACGGTAATAAAAGTAATTTGTCAACAGCCCATTTTTGTGGAACACCATGCCTTAGGCCATTCTGCAGATTAAAAAGTCACCCTTATTCCGTTAAGCCCTCCATCGTTTTCTTTGTCCTTGTAGTCCTAGTAGTTTCATGTTTTGTGTTACTGTATTTATGTGTTTGTGGAAAGCACATTTGTAGGCTTGCCCTTTTGTACAACCAAGTCGTTTGATAAAATTGACAATAAATAAATCGACAAGTAGCTAAATTTTTCTGGTTTTCATTCTTTTTTTTGTAGAACTGTAAGCAATGATTGCATGCTTTTTAATGCATTGCCCTGACTGTGCTGTACAGATATTGAAGCATGAAGCATACGACCAGTATGCTCAGTAATAAAGCAAAACTGAGGTGAAGCTGATTTGGGCCAAACTGGTGCGGAGTGCTTTATTAGTGCCCGTTCTTTATACGTATAACGTTGTATAACCagtgaaatatatatatacgtatacacacatactgcatgcaacataattgaaaacacaacacaatacaaaaatacaaaGCACAACTGTACGGATAGACAAACATTCCATACATACAGGGCTGCCGACACCAGGAGGGGGGGAATTGATAAGAACACTACACGTATAAGTTTACATACGTTCTACAAGTGGAATGAAATAAGAATGAAATTCTACTGCTGTAGGTAGCATCCAAACATTAATATTATATAGCTTGTGGCGGTTTACTTGacgataactaaaactaaaagtactgtTTATGTAgaataata containing:
- the LOC136239076 gene encoding uncharacterized protein — protein: MAEKYTLKYEATTETINATADDRPSIKDLHNHVVEGIASKWRDFGVQLLNPANESVLDIIEEDHPKNIIACCQSMLRKWLETKTDATWNQLLHALRSSCIQLNHLADEIEHKLKEGTSITNSTTSSKDSDKSFDKLTSLRKIEVEFAKMTSRVKRALDRNKVSVAELIELLCAASAVSSKKVPIFDDYEFENIKSIDQLWRKLGKFWSIFDYDLLISVVDLTECAEAQEILDNFLARIDLSALENVVGLVLDCEEAWPLLRIKVNAEKCTLDVQNKVKNIISKQYDLQRYTLHFAGIKEGCIIFIYHISKAVASYLLEFKVTSSIMADFAAYNIIYLQINDMMLYVPPMINKIGEVFVWSNQDASIASNPEMKSQHHTMLPLSEMSLMAPQTPITISYITQLQEYCKKHQLGDPVYSILLNYCTITVAGESYTGGVRHTKEEAKESAAEVALQLCKYRYCERKDSSVNEIRSTENSHSSLHLYTYFSKAKFIIRVSVICCLLSFLAISAIAAMLEVLMYIGFGTNNETFQFMLINALSTKPPSCNNHSEDKFMCQPWFHSEVAEAIYQYEYGFKMPLWLNGYGPEVPNNLDQHDDSLQVSPWLNDHGSEVAPVIRVISSYSKKMENGEDFIVGDPFLTFKGGYQMTLRLCASGCGDGKDTHVSVYLHLMKGPHDDELLQFGRWPLSGVFAITLLNQFDDNLHCASYLPFNENICSNCTRRVEKENELAHGYGFDQLRLLSSFNNSLYNKNDSLYFRISYEKYFFHFATMELLTEMQTVLKINFYNWVFVSILLIIVQLITHSLKESLLKPELGEHALDFYIIKHFLLTNSHVIGNTLYLVMCRTIRNILLSITLNTITLIIIASSELLISDMNTMMVIAQIMSTTLRRIGELLMWTMTIETYKISQQRNISVIRPMWIMHLFHLDLYNLLNFIQKLYKSDITLFVICIFITFLF